A section of the Streptomyces sp. SCL15-4 genome encodes:
- a CDS encoding PucR family transcriptional regulator gives MPPTLASLVQHSALKLTVRAGEDRLDVPVRWAHVSELADPVPYMEGGELLLITALKLDAEDPEAMRRYVRRLVGAGVVGLGFAIGVNYDETPGPLVDACAEEGLPLLEVPRRTPFLAISKAVSAAIAADQYRAVTAGFAAQRELTRHALGTGPEGVLGALAAQVDGWAALYDASGAVVAAAPDWAGRRAARLTAEVERLRERPAPASSVVGGPDHEDRVELHSLGTGRRPRAALAVGTASALGTAERYAVHSAIALLTLTTERSRSLHAAEQRVGTAVLRMLLAGEPDHARAVAGDLYGALLDAPFRMAVAESGTGPAGERLGELAETVESAAARAGEAVLVVPEGERLVVLAADEGAAVAACTAYAAAREAERARPEQGRADETDLVVGLSAPAGPTAASAAYKQAEQALSVARRRGRVFVEHEQLAAGSVLPLLADDAVKAFAGGLLRALHEHDATGRGDLVASLRAWLSRHGQWDAAAADLGVHRHTLRYRMRRVEEILGRSLDDPDVRMELWLALKATATE, from the coding sequence ATGCCCCCGACTCTCGCCTCGCTCGTCCAGCACTCCGCGCTCAAACTGACCGTGCGCGCGGGCGAGGACCGTCTCGACGTGCCCGTCCGCTGGGCGCACGTCAGCGAGCTGGCCGACCCCGTCCCCTACATGGAGGGCGGCGAGCTGCTGCTGATCACCGCGCTCAAGCTGGACGCGGAGGACCCTGAGGCCATGCGGCGGTACGTGCGCCGGCTGGTCGGCGCCGGCGTCGTCGGGCTCGGGTTCGCCATCGGCGTGAACTACGACGAGACGCCCGGCCCGCTCGTCGACGCCTGCGCCGAGGAGGGCCTGCCGCTGCTGGAGGTGCCCCGCCGCACCCCGTTCCTCGCCATCAGCAAGGCCGTCTCCGCGGCCATCGCCGCCGACCAGTACCGCGCCGTCACGGCCGGCTTCGCCGCCCAGCGCGAGCTGACCAGGCACGCCCTCGGCACCGGCCCCGAAGGCGTGCTCGGCGCGCTCGCCGCCCAGGTCGACGGCTGGGCGGCGCTCTACGACGCCTCGGGCGCCGTCGTCGCCGCCGCCCCGGACTGGGCCGGCCGCCGCGCCGCCCGGCTCACCGCCGAGGTCGAGCGGCTGCGCGAGCGCCCCGCCCCCGCCTCCTCCGTGGTCGGCGGCCCGGACCACGAGGACCGGGTGGAGCTGCACAGCCTCGGCACCGGCCGCCGCCCCCGCGCCGCGCTCGCCGTGGGCACCGCCTCCGCCCTCGGCACCGCCGAGCGCTACGCCGTCCACTCCGCCATCGCCCTGCTCACCCTCACCACCGAACGCTCCCGCTCCCTGCACGCGGCCGAGCAGCGCGTGGGTACGGCGGTGCTGCGCATGCTGCTGGCCGGGGAACCGGACCACGCCCGGGCCGTCGCCGGCGACCTGTACGGCGCCCTGCTGGACGCCCCGTTCCGGATGGCCGTCGCCGAGTCCGGCACCGGCCCGGCGGGCGAGCGCCTCGGGGAACTCGCGGAGACCGTGGAGTCCGCCGCGGCCCGGGCCGGGGAGGCCGTGCTGGTCGTGCCCGAAGGAGAGCGGCTGGTGGTGCTGGCCGCCGACGAGGGCGCGGCGGTCGCCGCGTGCACCGCGTACGCCGCCGCGCGCGAGGCCGAGCGGGCGCGGCCGGAGCAGGGGCGGGCGGACGAGACCGACCTGGTCGTCGGCCTCTCGGCGCCCGCCGGGCCGACGGCGGCGTCCGCGGCGTACAAGCAGGCCGAACAGGCGCTGTCGGTGGCGCGGCGGCGGGGCCGGGTGTTCGTGGAGCACGAGCAGCTGGCGGCCGGGTCGGTGCTGCCGCTGCTGGCCGACGACGCGGTGAAGGCGTTCGCCGGCGGGTTGCTGCGCGCGCTGCACGAGCACGACGCCACCGGACGCGGGGACCTGGTCGCCTCGCTGCGGGCCTGGCTCTCCCGGCACGGGCAGTGGGACGCCGCCGCGGCCGACCTGGGCGTCCACCGGCACACCCTGCGGTACCGGATGCGGCGGGTCGAGGAGATCCTCGGACGCAGCCTGGACGATCCCGACGTGCGCATGGAGCTGTGGCTCGCCCTGAAGGCAACGGCGACGGAGTGA